The Endozoicomonas sp. 4G DNA segment TTGCTAACCGGGCAACGCTCTGTGGCCGGGGCAATTCGGTGGTTGATGCTTTTAACGACCCCCATCGTATTACTCAATGCCTGAAGCGTGTGGGTAAGCGAGGTGAGGACAAGTGGCAGACCATTTCTTATGAACAGCTGCTGGAAGAAGTTACCGAAGGCGGCGACCTGTTTGGCGAAGGCCCGGTGGCAGGCCTGAAAAAGATTCATCGCAATAACGCTTTGGCAAACCCCGATTTCCCGGACTTTGGCCCAAGTCGAAATCAGCTGTTGGGTACCGCCTGCAAAAACCAGTTCGCCCGAAAACAGTTCTTTGACCGCTTTCTTTTTAAATCCTGGGGCACCCCCAACCATGGCGTAAAAAGTGCCTACTGTGGTGTCAGCAGTGGCAGTATGGGGATCACCTCGGCCTCTGCCATTGATATTAACCATTGTGAATTTGCCATTTTCATTGGCTCCAATCCGGGTCTGGTCAGCGACAATGCCAATATATCCGCGCGACGCATGGGCAATGCACTGACCTCCAGGAAGAATTTCAAGTACGTGATCATCGACCCGATCCTGAGAGCCTCAACACCTGCTGCCAGCCATGAAAACAGTGAATGGATTCCCGTCCGGACCGGCTCTGATACTGCACTGATGTTTGCCATGTTGCAGTACATTATTAATCAGGAGCGTTACAATGCTGACTTCCTGTCCATTGCTAACCAGAAAGCGGCTGAAACGTTTGGCGAGGTAAATCACTCCAATGCCACCTATCTGGTGGTCAGGGACAAGGATCACCCGCTTTACAACCAGTTTCTGACTGCCAGCGCCATCGGTCTTGGCGATGAAAACACCCAGGTCGTCATTGATAAAGCCAGCGGTTTGCCGGTGGCCAGTAGCACCATGAAAAAAGCCAAACTGCTTTTCAATGGTCAGTTGTCGCTTACCGATGGCTCTTCTGTAATGGTTGAAACCGCTTTTTCTCTGCTGAAAAAGCGAGTCAATGAAAAAACCATGGACGACTATGCAAACCATTGTCAGATTCCCGTTGCAAAGATTGAAGCTTTGGCTAAAGAATTTACCTCTCATGGCAGAAAGGCCGGTATCGTCAACTACACCGGCATCAGTGTTCCTGACAGTATTCAGTTTGAAATGGCCCTGACCACACTGAATGCGATGAATGGCTCCAGTAATGCCAAAGGCGGTACGTCCTACCACAATGGTTCAACCATGAGTGGTAAGTACAACATTACCGCTGCTCCGCTCTATGACTTAATGGCGTTTGAGCACACCCGGCTCGAAGGCTTCAGTGCTGAACGCTTTGGCAACTACGAAGAAAGCCATGAATACCGGGAGAAAGTTCGCAAGGGCTTACCACCCTACCCCGCCAATAACCCCTGGCTGGTGAATGACAAACCGCTTCATAACAGTGGCTCGCACCTGATCGCTCATGCCAATAAAGATCCCTATCAGTTCAAAGCCTGGATTAATTGGTCCAGCAATCCGATTTATGGCTGCCCCGGACTGGCCAATCAGGTTGAAGAGTCCATCAAAGACCCCGGCCAGCTGGGTCTGATGATTGCCGTTGATGCCTACCTCAACGAAACCAATCAGTATGCCGATTATTTTGTGCCGGATCTTGTGCAATATGAGCAATGGTCCATGGCCCGAATGGGCAGCAGCCTGGTCGTTGGAGAATCAGCCTGCGCCCCGATTGTTGAGCCAAGAACGGTAAAGAACCAGCACAATCAGCCCGTTTGCATGGAACAGTTTGTGATTGATATTGCCAAACGTCTGGAACTAAAAGGGTTTGGCGAGAACGCCTTCAAGGATGTTCAGGGCAAACCCTGTGCGCTGCATACGCCGGAAGACTTTTATGTTCGCCTCTATGCCAACCTGGCTCATTCCGGTAAGCCATTACCCAATCCAACAGCGGATGATTTAAAACTCACCAGTGTCGACCGACTCACCACACAGTTCAGTGAGCGGCTGAAGCCTGAAGAACTGGGTCCAACCCTGTTTATGCTGACCCGGGGAGGCCGGTATGAACCTTTGCAGAGCCTGTACGAAGGTGAGTTCTTCCATAAATCATTGCGAAAGCCGTTCCAGCACCAGATCTATAACGAGAAGATGACCCGCAGAAAAGACTCCTATACAGGTCAACCTTTTGAAGGATTACCGGTCTTTGACGTTCACCGTTTCTGGGATGGCACACCGGTCAGGGAGCTTTGGAGTGAAGAGGATTATCCCTATCTGCTGTCTACCTTCAAGTCCCATATGCGCAGCCCCTACTCTGTGGCTCTGCCCAGGATCACGGCCCTGGGGGAAGAAAACTTTATCCAGATGCATCAGGATGATGCTGCCAGACAAAGCCTGAAAACCGGAGACAAGGCGCGACTGACATTCCCTAACGGCGAATCCATTGAAGGGATTATTCAGGCCGATAAAGGGACGGCCCAAAACACGGTATCCATCGCCCACGGTTACGGTCACACGGCATTTGGCGCCAGAGATATTTTTATTGACGACGAGCGTCGTCCTGGTTTGAAAAGCAGGGCTGGCGGGATCTCAACCAATGCCATCAGTGCCGGAGACCCAACTTGCAGGGGCGCCTCACTGATGAGAGAAAGCCGTTCCGGAGCTGCGATTCGACACAGCATCCCATTGCGGGTAGAAAAGGTCTGATCCTTCACAGCACCCAATCAAGACAGCGGCAAAAGACCCCTTCCATCAACATCTGCGGGTTAAGATTGCCGCCTTCCAGCAGGGACTGTCTTTGCGACATCAGCCAGTCCCTCTCTTGCAGGAGAGTTCTGGCATCGCATTTTCGAGCCAGATATTCCAGCATTTTCAACTGATCCCGGTTTCGAAGGTCCGATGGGCTGCCATTCAAACTCAATTTAACAGCATCATCAAGCCAGCCCATGATCCAGCTGATCGTCAGAACCAAATCTTCTGATTGCCAGGTTTTTGCCAACTCAACAGGGGTAACTTTCCCTTTGAAAAGCCCTTTCAGGCCATCAGCCAGAGTTGCTCTTTTTTCCAACAGCCCCTGATCGGCAAAACGCTTAGCCTCCAGCGGAGCGTTGGCGGTGAGATCCAAGAGTTGCACAACCCGACTCGAATCCTCCAGTTGCGAAGCTAACCATTGTTCCGCATCAGCTCTGTTGGGTGTCGCAAAGTTTAATTGCTGACAACGGCTGCGAATGGTGGGCAGCATATCACCGGAACGGGCACTGACCAGCAGGAAAACAGTATCGTCTCCCGGCTCTTCAAGGCATTTGAGCAGGGCATTGGCAGCATTGACATTCATCGCTTCTGCCGGGTTCAGGATAATCACTCTGCGCCCTCCCTGCTGAGCGGTTTTATGGGCAAACTCGTTCAGCTTTCGAATACGGTCAATGCGAATGGGCCGACCGGGGTCATCGGGTTCTACCAGTGTGAAATCAGGATGGGTTCCTGCTTTCAGTAGCTCACACTCCTTACAGTGACCACAGGCCCCTGTCGTCTGCGGGTTCATACACAACAAATAAGCAGACAGTGCTTTGGCAAACTGGAGCTTACCGGTACCCGGCACCCCCCTTAGCAAATAGGCATGGGCCAGGTTACCTGTCTGCTGGCAGTGAACCATTTGCTGCCACTGGGTGTTTTGCCAGGGAAAAATGCGCCAGTCTTTCATCAGCGCTCTCCCAGTCTTCTTTCGAGCACTGCCAGCAACTGCTGTTGAACACGTTCAAGGGACTGCCCGGCATCAATCACTTCAAACTGCTCAGGAAACTGTTCTGCCCTTGCCAGATAGGCATTGCGTACCCGGATAAAAAAGTCCATTTTTTCCTGCTCAATCCGGTCCAGCCTGCCACCTCGTCCTTTGGCTCTGGCCATGCCAATTTCCGGATCAACATCCAGCAGAATGGTCATATCCGGACGCAGGGCACCCTGGACCAAATGTTCAAGCGTTGCAACCGGCTGGGTGCTCAGGCCACGACCACCGCCCTGATAGGCGTAGGTGGCATCAGTAAAGCGATCGCACAGTACGATGTTTCCCGCTTTCAGTCCGGGCAACACATTATGAAAAAGATTTTGCGAGCGGGCGGCAAACATCATTAACAATTCAGTGATGTCAGACAATGGTTCACCATGAAGCCCCAGCAACAGCGAGCGAAGCTCTTCTGCCACCTGAGTACCGCCTGGCTCACGGGTTTCGGTAAACGCCAGCTGACGCTCAGCCATCCAGTTTTTGATAAAGTCGACCGCAGTCGTTTTACCTGCGCCTTCGCCACCTTCAATCGTCAGGAAAAAACCGGATGGGGCATTAGCCATTATTGAGCCTCCACAGTCGATCGATAATTCTCTCGACGCTGTTCAATCTGATACTGTCTGACAGCTCGATTATGCTCTGCCAGTGTTTTCGAGAAATAATGAGTACCATCGCCCTTGGCGACAAAGTAGAGTGACTGGCCATCTTCCGGATGCAAAGCAGCATGAATCGCTTCCCGACCGGCCATGGCAATAGGCGTCGGTGGTAGCCCTTTGATGACGTAGGTGTTGTACGGAGTGGCATCCCGAAGCATTTGACGACTGATGTTGCCTTTATAACGATCGCCGAGACCGTAAATCACGGTGGGGTCGGTTTGCAGTCTCATGCCTTTTTCCAGACGCCTGACAAAAACACCTGCAATTTCGCCCCGCTCATAAGGCACTCCCGTTTCTTTCTCCACCAGCGAGGCCATAATCAGTGCCTCGTAAGGACTCTGGTAGGGCAGTCCTTCAGCACGTTTTTCCCATTCTTCATGCAGCACGGTATCCATCCGCTGGTAAGCCCGCCTGAGTATGGATTCAACACTGGCATTGGCCTGAAAGAAATAGGTATCGGGGTAAAACAGACCTTCCGGGTTCCCTGCTATTTCCAGACTTTTATAAAGTGCCTGCAGCGCCTCGTGATCCATGGGTGAAGAGAGCTTTTCGTGTTGATTTAAAGCCGCCATGACCTCTTTCAGGGTATGACCCTCAACCAGTGTCACGTTGTAGTAGCGTACCTGACCGGAAGTAAAAACCTTCAACAAATCCCTATGGGTAATCCCGGCCGGGATCAGATAGTCCCCGGCGTGTATCGCACCAGCCGCCTTTTCTATTTTGGCCAACAGTACAAAGAGTTTCGGATAGTGAAGCCAGCCAGACTTAGCCAGACTGTCTGCCACTCCGGTCATGGATTCGCCCTGGGCAATGGTAAACTCCAGGCTATCCGCACTGCCTGGCCCTATCATGGGCTGATTGCCGTACCAGTCCAGTGCCTTCCAAAATACAACGGCTGCCAATAATCCCGCAAGACAAAGGCCCACCACGGCGAATAACAACTTTTTAAGCATTCAAAACTTCCTGAACCCGATCTCTGACGATACCGGTCACACT contains these protein-coding regions:
- the tmk gene encoding dTMP kinase — protein: MANAPSGFFLTIEGGEGAGKTTAVDFIKNWMAERQLAFTETREPGGTQVAEELRSLLLGLHGEPLSDITELLMMFAARSQNLFHNVLPGLKAGNIVLCDRFTDATYAYQGGGRGLSTQPVATLEHLVQGALRPDMTILLDVDPEIGMARAKGRGGRLDRIEQEKMDFFIRVRNAYLARAEQFPEQFEVIDAGQSLERVQQQLLAVLERRLGER
- a CDS encoding molybdopterin-dependent oxidoreductase gives rise to the protein MMKRRDFLKSGPIAAAAAVASGTCLASDSNRDDISKYAPTSLSPEFKVNSSGELEANPDQRMAFSMCFGCYSTCAVRARIDNASDQVVRVAGNPYGAAALTTPMDLATPPREAFQKLSAVADQGLANRATLCGRGNSVVDAFNDPHRITQCLKRVGKRGEDKWQTISYEQLLEEVTEGGDLFGEGPVAGLKKIHRNNALANPDFPDFGPSRNQLLGTACKNQFARKQFFDRFLFKSWGTPNHGVKSAYCGVSSGSMGITSASAIDINHCEFAIFIGSNPGLVSDNANISARRMGNALTSRKNFKYVIIDPILRASTPAASHENSEWIPVRTGSDTALMFAMLQYIINQERYNADFLSIANQKAAETFGEVNHSNATYLVVRDKDHPLYNQFLTASAIGLGDENTQVVIDKASGLPVASSTMKKAKLLFNGQLSLTDGSSVMVETAFSLLKKRVNEKTMDDYANHCQIPVAKIEALAKEFTSHGRKAGIVNYTGISVPDSIQFEMALTTLNAMNGSSNAKGGTSYHNGSTMSGKYNITAAPLYDLMAFEHTRLEGFSAERFGNYEESHEYREKVRKGLPPYPANNPWLVNDKPLHNSGSHLIAHANKDPYQFKAWINWSSNPIYGCPGLANQVEESIKDPGQLGLMIAVDAYLNETNQYADYFVPDLVQYEQWSMARMGSSLVVGESACAPIVEPRTVKNQHNQPVCMEQFVIDIAKRLELKGFGENAFKDVQGKPCALHTPEDFYVRLYANLAHSGKPLPNPTADDLKLTSVDRLTTQFSERLKPEELGPTLFMLTRGGRYEPLQSLYEGEFFHKSLRKPFQHQIYNEKMTRRKDSYTGQPFEGLPVFDVHRFWDGTPVRELWSEEDYPYLLSTFKSHMRSPYSVALPRITALGEENFIQMHQDDAARQSLKTGDKARLTFPNGESIEGIIQADKGTAQNTVSIAHGYGHTAFGARDIFIDDERRPGLKSRAGGISTNAISAGDPTCRGASLMRESRSGAAIRHSIPLRVEKV
- a CDS encoding DNA polymerase III subunit delta', giving the protein MKDWRIFPWQNTQWQQMVHCQQTGNLAHAYLLRGVPGTGKLQFAKALSAYLLCMNPQTTGACGHCKECELLKAGTHPDFTLVEPDDPGRPIRIDRIRKLNEFAHKTAQQGGRRVIILNPAEAMNVNAANALLKCLEEPGDDTVFLLVSARSGDMLPTIRSRCQQLNFATPNRADAEQWLASQLEDSSRVVQLLDLTANAPLEAKRFADQGLLEKRATLADGLKGLFKGKVTPVELAKTWQSEDLVLTISWIMGWLDDAVKLSLNGSPSDLRNRDQLKMLEYLARKCDARTLLQERDWLMSQRQSLLEGGNLNPQMLMEGVFCRCLDWVL
- the mltG gene encoding endolytic transglycosylase MltG, whose product is MLKKLLFAVVGLCLAGLLAAVVFWKALDWYGNQPMIGPGSADSLEFTIAQGESMTGVADSLAKSGWLHYPKLFVLLAKIEKAAGAIHAGDYLIPAGITHRDLLKVFTSGQVRYYNVTLVEGHTLKEVMAALNQHEKLSSPMDHEALQALYKSLEIAGNPEGLFYPDTYFFQANASVESILRRAYQRMDTVLHEEWEKRAEGLPYQSPYEALIMASLVEKETGVPYERGEIAGVFVRRLEKGMRLQTDPTVIYGLGDRYKGNISRQMLRDATPYNTYVIKGLPPTPIAMAGREAIHAALHPEDGQSLYFVAKGDGTHYFSKTLAEHNRAVRQYQIEQRRENYRSTVEAQ